Proteins found in one Triticum aestivum cultivar Chinese Spring chromosome 4D, IWGSC CS RefSeq v2.1, whole genome shotgun sequence genomic segment:
- the LOC123099461 gene encoding microsomal glutathione S-transferase 3: MAVSLELTKEYGYVVLTVVAYAFLNFWMSFQVGAARKKYKVFYPTMYATEAENKDAKAFNCVQRGHQNSIEMMPLFFATLLLGGLQHPVIAAALGLLYTVARFFYFKGYATGVRESRHRLGSLNYPAIFGLIICTASFGINLVIREAI, from the exons ATGGCGGTGTCCTTGGAGCTGACCAAGGAGTACGGCTACGTGGTGCTCACCGTGGTGGCCTACGCCTTCCTCAACTTCTGGATGAGCTTCCAGGTCGGCGCCGCCCGCAAGAA GTACAAGGTGTTCTACCCCACCATGTACGCCACCGAGGCCGAGAACAAGGATGCCAAGGCCTTCAACTGCGTCCAG AGGGGGCACCAGAACTCGATTGAGATGATGCCGCTCTTCTTCGCCACGCTGCTGCTCGGTGGCTTGCAGCACCCGGTCATCGCCGCCGCGCTGGGTCTCCTCTACACCGTCGCCAGATTCTTCTACTTCAAGGGCTATGCCACCGGCGTCCGGGAAAGCCGCCACAGGCTTGG GAGTCTCAACTACCCGGCGATATTCGGACTAATCATCTGCACGGCGTCGTTCGGCATCAACCTTGTCATCAGGGAGGCGATCTAA